The Akkermansia sp. RCC_12PD genome contains the following window.
CTGCGCAGGGAAAGCATTTGCCTGACGACCGGTTCCGTGTCGTAGCTGTCCGTAGCCAGGGTTTGAAGATGTTCCCACAAATCCTTGCGGATTTTTTCACTCCGCACCTTCTCCATCACCCGTCCGGCAGCGGCGGAATTCAGGGTGAACGTCCAGCCGGGGCCGGTTTCTCCGGGATGGCGGGAGCGGAATTCCTGCGCCGCCTGCCGCAGCGTTGTCCGGCTCAGGCCGTCCAGGGCGTCGGCGTCGTGTACCGTCCAGCTCCAGTTCTTCCGGGCGTCCATGTACAGATTGTTGAAACGCTGGGCACACAGGGCCAGCTCCCTGTCAATGACTTCCAGCCTGGCGCGCTTTCCGGGCGGCAGGTCCGCCCCGTTATCCCGGAAGCTCTGCATGCACAGTTCCATGTAACGTTTTCTTTCAGGGTCCGCAACCACATCGCCCAGCCGGACATGGGCGGTTTTCAGGGTATTCCACAGGGACTGGTTTTTGGTGAGGGAAGAATGGAACGCGACTGCGAGCGGGGTGGCCTCATCCATGGCCTTCCGGATGGAATCGCTGTCGCACAGGCTTTTCAGGGCATATGCCTTGGCCATCGGCTCCGTCAGGGAAACATTGACCTCTTCCAGTGCGCCGAATGTATTTTCATACGTTATTTCTTCCGGAGCTGTGCGGCAGATCCGGTCCACTGCTTCATGGGCGCGCCGTATGGCTTCCTTCACGTCCGGCTGCAGGCGGTCCGCTGCCAGGGCACTCCAGCGGATGGGGCGTGAAGTATCCAGAAAGGGGTGGGCCGAAGACGCGGCAATGCAGGGAACCAGGCCGGAAAGGATCAGTGGAAGAAAAGCACGGAACAGGCGGATGCGGAGCATGCGTTCCACTTTAATGAATGCCTTCCCTTCATTCAAGCTCCGCGCTTTTTGTGTCTGCAAACGGCGGGAGGCCGGGACTGCCCTTGAATGCTGGCCCCTTTGCATGTATGAAGAAATGCGATGCCTGCCAAAATCCATCTCTACGACACCACGCTGCGCGACGGAGCGCAAAGCGAAGACGTGAATCTGAGCGCAACGGACAAGGTCCGGATCGCCCGCCAGCTGGATTATCTGGGTATGGACTACATTGAGGGAGGCTGGCCCGGCGCCAACCCCGTGGAAACGGAATTCTTCAAGGCCATGCGGGAGGTGGAGCTCAAGAACGCCAAACTGGCCGCGTTCGGCAGCACGCACCATCCGGCGCGAACGCCGGAGACGGACCCCACCTTGAACGCCCTGATATCCTGCGGAGCGCAGGTGGCCACCATCTTCGGCAAATCGTGCCCCCGCCACGTGGAAGTGGCGCTGGGCATTTCCAGGGAGCGAAATCTGGAAATTATCGGGGACTCCGTGGCCTTCCTCAAAAAGCATTTGACGGAAGTTTTCTTTGACGCGGAACACTTTTTCGACGGATTCAAGCGGGACGCCGAATACGCCCTCAGCGTTCTTCAGGCCGCCCATGAACACGGTGCGGACTGCCTCATCTTGTGCGATACCAACGGCGGCACGATGCCGGAGGAAACAGGCTCCATCATCAGGACGGTGAAGGAACGCCTGCCCGGCGCCGTCCTGGGCATCCACGCCCACAACGACTGCGAGCTGGCCGTGGCCAACAGCCTGGCAGCCGTCATGAACGGCGCCGTGCAGGTGCAGGGCACGGTCAACGGCATCGGGGAACGCTGCGGGAACGCCAACCTGTGTTCCGTGATACCCAATCTTCAACTGAAAATGGGCGGTTTTTCCTGCCTGAGCGAGATTTCCCTGACGCGCCTCAAATCCACGGCGGCCTTTGTTTCGGAAGTGTCCAACCTGGCTCCCTTCCGGCGGCAGCCCTTTGTCGGGAACTCCGCCTTCGCCCACAAGGGCGGCGTGCACGTAAGCGCCATCATGAAAGACTCCGCCCTTTACGAGCACATGGACCCTTCCCTGGTAGGGAACGCGCAGCGCGTGCTGATGACGGAGCAGGGGGGGAAAAGCAACATTCTTTCCCTGTCCCGTACCCTGGGCTTTGAGCTGGAAAAGGGGGACCCGGTGCTGGATGTCCTTTCCGCCGCCGTGAAGAAAAACGCCGCCCTGGGGTACGACTACGTAGCCGCCCCGGCCAGTGCCGAACTGCTCTTCCTGCGCCATATGCCGGACAAGGCGCTGAAACCCTACTTCAACATCCTGCGCACCGTCGTTCTTACCTCCCGCCATGAAATGGACCCGGACATGATGGTGGAAGCCTCCCTTAAAATAGACGTGCACGGCAACGTGGAACATACCGCCGCGGGCGGCTTCGGGCCCGTGCATGCGCTGGACCGCGCCTTGCGACGCGCCCTGACGCGCTGGTACCCGGAACTGGAGCAGATGCACCTCATCGATTACAAGGTGCGCGTGCTTTCCCCCACCCGGACGAACATTCCGGATGCCGCTGAGGAAAACGGAACCGGCTCCAATGTCCGTGTTCTCATTGAATCCTCGGACGGCGTCGCTACCTGGACTACGGTGGGCGTTTCCTACAACATCATTGAGGCCAGCCTGGAAGCCCTGGCGGATGCCGTCACGTACAAGCTATACAAGACGGAGCAGGCCAGATGGCGCGCGGAATGCTGATGGACAGCCCCCCGGAAGCTGACCGCCTGACGGTCTTATATTCTCTCTGAAGCGCACGGCGGCTTCCGGCGGGGAGAGAAGGCGCGCTCCGGATAAAATTCATTTGAATTTTACTTCCTCCGGTATTGGCATATCTTCCGGCAGGTCAAATGGAAGGACTACAGGACAGTTGTAATCAAGTATACCGGGCTCCTGCTTCATGGTCAGGGGACGGCTTTCAGGTTTAAAATGAAATACCTGGACAGTACTTGGGAATTCAGTTGCATAACGATGATGTTCTACATCATACATCAATGTCCAGTTAACGGTTGAAAAAATTCCGTACCGTTTGTTTGTTCCATATTGATCCCTTCTGGTGTATTCGCCCAACAATGCGATTCCCTGGACAACCACGCATAAATAAGGGCGGCTTCCCAGGCTTGCGGGTTGTTGTTGACGGCCATGGCGGAAGATAAGTTCCTGGTTGAATGGAATGATCAGCACCGGAAGCCATCCGCGGGAACCGGGCCATTCCGGGAATGCAGATAAAGACTTCCATTCCCGCTGTACGACCGGCAGTTGATTTCTCATGACCGTCCATAAATAATCACGGCAAAGAGGCTGGTTTAACATTATCCATAATAGATGGGGAGGCATTGTATTGCGGTTGTAGGCCTCTACAAATTCCTCGCCGCAACTGCGTACAAAGCTCAATTCCCAAAGCGGGAGGCCAAGTTTCGTTCCGTTTCACATCATTCCACTAGCTGCCGGTAGCTGCAGATATGGTTGACCGCCTCCCGATTGATCTCCACCCATACCGTCTTGTTATTTAAAGACGGCATGGAGAACAAATTCACCCCGGCATGGACTTGCTGAAGAAGCGTCAACCCTAAAAGAACGCAATAAATGGAAACGGAACTATATACTTTAGTCTTGTAACTCCCCCATAATCTATTACACTACTCCTAGAAAAAGAAAGGAGTAGAACATGACGTACCGTGAATTCATTGAAAAATTCCCTGATGATGAGAGCGTGGCAAAATACCTGATTGAAAAACGGTTTGATGGGAAAATAGTTTGCCCGTTTTGCGGGAAAACAGAGAAGGTTTATCACGCTCACTATAATTGCCGCAACGCCTATTGCAACAACTGTAAGATGGAATTCTCTATTTTCAAGGGAACCATTTTTGAAGAAACAAGAATGCCTTTAAGGCATTGGCTGTATGCTATCAATATGGTTTGTTTGTCTAAAAAAGGGATTTCAGCCATGCAATTGAAAAGGGAGTTAGGTGTTTCCTATAAAACCGCTTGGAGGATGATGCACAAGATTAGAGGGGCAATGGCAAAAAGGGAGGTAGGAGAAACCTTTGAGGCGATTGTTGAGATTGATGAAACCTATGTTGGTGGAAAACCCCGGAAGAAGAATGAGCATGGGGATGATGACGACTT
Protein-coding sequences here:
- the cimA gene encoding citramalate synthase, translated to MPAKIHLYDTTLRDGAQSEDVNLSATDKVRIARQLDYLGMDYIEGGWPGANPVETEFFKAMREVELKNAKLAAFGSTHHPARTPETDPTLNALISCGAQVATIFGKSCPRHVEVALGISRERNLEIIGDSVAFLKKHLTEVFFDAEHFFDGFKRDAEYALSVLQAAHEHGADCLILCDTNGGTMPEETGSIIRTVKERLPGAVLGIHAHNDCELAVANSLAAVMNGAVQVQGTVNGIGERCGNANLCSVIPNLQLKMGGFSCLSEISLTRLKSTAAFVSEVSNLAPFRRQPFVGNSAFAHKGGVHVSAIMKDSALYEHMDPSLVGNAQRVLMTEQGGKSNILSLSRTLGFELEKGDPVLDVLSAAVKKNAALGYDYVAAPASAELLFLRHMPDKALKPYFNILRTVVLTSRHEMDPDMMVEASLKIDVHGNVEHTAAGGFGPVHALDRALRRALTRWYPELEQMHLIDYKVRVLSPTRTNIPDAAEENGTGSNVRVLIESSDGVATWTTVGVSYNIIEASLEALADAVTYKLYKTEQARWRAEC
- a CDS encoding IS1595 family transposase, producing MTYREFIEKFPDDESVAKYLIEKRFDGKIVCPFCGKTEKVYHAHYNCRNAYCNNCKMEFSIFKGTIFEETRMPLRHWLYAINMVCLSKKGISAMQLKRELGVSYKTAWRMMHKIRGAMAKREVGETFEAIVEIDETYVGGKPRKKNEHGDDDDLPKNPRGRGTAKVPVIGVRERGTGKVHAVVANRNGEGKRLTGKQLFNVLSKVCKPNTKVMTDQFKGYNILNYPNNKNLTRIMIDHNVMFSAGNGVHTNGIESFWALLKRGIHGIFHHVSLKHLQKYVDEFCFRQCYRNENKAFEVLMELCWK